In a single window of the Aquarana catesbeiana isolate 2022-GZ linkage group LG13, ASM4218655v1, whole genome shotgun sequence genome:
- the LOC141116568 gene encoding olfactory receptor 5V1-like, producing FVRNFILLGLSNILSLKILFFLLFSLMYMLILSGNLLLILMVRLHYQLQTPMYFFLSNLSFIDICFCSTVVPKMLANTISRNQSISLWGCASQMYFHLALGATECLILAVMAYDRYTAICKPLQYTTIMDRKLCLWLSATCWVISFFNSFILTFLTFQLPYCRSNHIGHFFCEMPPLLRLSCSDIWLNELAEYISGVFIAFGSCLLIFGSYFCIALTVLKTQSTKERQKAFSTCAFHISVVSFYYGTVMFMHLRPRSSYSAEQDRIVSILYTVIIPLLKPIIYSIRNKDIKGSVKKTFCVRTLKSLNNIF from the coding sequence CATCCTTCTTGGATTATCTAACATCCTTAGTCTTAAAATCTTATTTTTTCTCTTGTTTTCTCTGATGTACATGCTTATATTGTCTGGAAACCTTCTTCTGATCCTCATGGTTAGGCTTCATTACCAACTTCAGACACCCATGTACTTTTTTCTAAGTAACCTTTCTTTCATTGACATTTGCTTTTGCTCAACTGTGGTGCCAAAAATGTTGGCTAACACAATATCAAGGAACCAAAGTATTAGCTTGTGGGGATGTGCGTCCCAGATGTATTTTCATTTAGCATTAGGAGCTACAGAGTGCTTAATATTGGCTGTTATGGCTTATGATAGGTATACTGCAATTTGCAAACCTTTACAATACACGACTATCATGGACAGAAAGCTCTGCCTATGGCTCTCTGCTACCTGTTGGGTCATCAGTTTTTTTAACTCATTCATCTTGACTTTTCTCACCTTCCAGTTGCCATACTGCAGGTCCAACCACATTGGCCATTTTTTCTGTGAGATGCCACCACTTCTACGACTCTCTTGTAGTGATATTTGGCTTAATGAATTAGCAGAATATATCTCTGGTGTCTTCATTGCTTTTGGATCTTGCTTGTTGATTTTTGGGTCCTATTTCTGCATTGCCTTGACTGTCCTAAAGACCCAGTCAACCAAGGAAAGACAGAAGGCCTTTTCAACTTGTGCCTTTCACATATCGGTAGTCTCTTTTTATTACGGCACTGTCATGTTCATGCACTTAAGACCACGATCCAGTTACTCTGCAGAACAAGACAGAATTGTGTCCATACTGTATACAGTAATAATTCCCTTGCTGAAACCTATTATCTACAGCATAAGAAACAAGGATATCAAAGGAAGCGTCAAAAAGACATTTTGTGTTAGAACATTAAAATccttaaataacattttttaa